The window TATGCAATGGGCTTGGTCGATGAAAAATCCGGATACTGTCTCGTCAGCATTCACACAATGCGCCGAGGCGCTTGTTGCCACATCCGGCGATCAGGATGGGCCTGGCTGGAACCGGACTGAAAATATCCGGCGGAACAGCCACTGCATATGTATCCTGTTTCTTCAAAATCCAGGCTAAAGCATCGTTTTATTGACCTTGTCCAGGGTAATCCGCCAGAAACGTTCGAGAATGACGGTCTTCTCCTCGCCGGTAATCTCCGTGAGCTCCTCGCCATCCTTGCGCAGGATCTGCAGTTCGGGTTCGAGAGGCAGGTACCGGAACTCCATTTCAAAGCCGAATTCCCGCTGCAGATCTTTCTTGATGTCCAGAACCACGGGGTTATTGCTTCCGGAAACCATCAGGCTGTCCATGATCTCGGTGGCGACCTTCTCCACCAACTGGCGTCGACGGGCCTCCTGGGAGAAATTGACAACGTCCCCCGGTGATGCCCGTTGCAGCAGCATGCGATACCGCGCCATCCGCCGGCCCTGATCCAGGTGCTGGCCGTAGACGCGAAGCATATTTTGAACATTGAACGGCTGAATGGTCACTGTGGATTTCTCCTCATGACCTTTATCGGCAGAAGACTGAAAAACTTTAGACTAGGAACCAGTTGAAATATTTTGACTTGCAAAAAAAGTCCACTCAATGCGTCCCTTCGTAGATGATGCGCCACTTGCCGTCAGCTTCGTGTTTCCAGAATTGATGCTTGCGGGATGTGGACTGAAAGTTGTCGCTCCAATAGTCCTGGGTGAACGTGGCCACGATTATTCCAGGAAATTCAGGGTATTCAAACAGGTTGATATTCATCAGGTCAATGCGGACTTTCTGCTTTCCGGCGTTGACCCGTTGCTTGTGACGCGCCCAGTTCGCATAATTCTGGGTCCCACTGCGGAACTCACGGGAATAGTGCTGCAAATAGGCCTCGGTGTTCAAACTTTCCCAGTCAGAACGCCATGAATCCAGCAACGAAAGAAATGCTTTCCGGTTCCTGGCCAATTCGGCCGGATCGGCCCAAGCCACCTGGCGGGAGATGATCACCGGAACATTGCCGTTCTTGAGCAATGGAGCCAGGGCCTCCAGGTCCTTGTTGTGCATGGTCACGCACCCGTCGCTGTCTTGAGGGGGCCGACTGAATATTCCGGTGGGATTCCCATGAAGCCAAATCCCGTGTCCGGTCTTGCCCATTCTCCGGTCCAGCGGATTGGGGTAGTCCAGGGTGAATGCTCCCCAGCCGTAAAGACTGGGCAGACGCTGACCGGGGATATGTTCCTGAATAAAATAAACGCCCAGTGGCGTCCTCCGATCCCCTTCCCGGTGCTTTTCCGGCCCTCCCTTGCCTCCGGACACATAGTAGTCTTCCACAATGCGCAATCCATTGCCGGTGTTTGCCAGAACGTACATGCGGGACAGTTCCAGATCCACGACCAGTGCATACGGCTCTGCCTCACCCAGGGCAATCAGGTTGCTGGGCAACAGGGCACCGTTGGGTCGTTGTTGGTGGGAGAGCCAGCGGCGGCGGACTTCGTCCTCCAGCCCGACCAGGTCTTCTTCCGGAACGAAGCCGGCTCCAAGCCCATTCAGGGCACCAGCCCGGGCAGCCAGAACATCGGCATAGACCAGATGGGCCAGACGAAAATCCGGATTGTCCTGAATCAGGCTCTCCAAAAGGGTCTGGGCCTGATCCAGGCGTTCGCGCTGAACATTTTCCAGGGCATTGAGCAGATACCCCTCAGGCTCCCGGGTCATGCTCAGCCCGTGGCCCTTGGCCAAAAGCTCCTCCACGTTCGCCCTGGCTGACTGTCCGGCAACCAGCAGTACCCAAATAAATACCAGAAAAACCGCCCCACGGCAGGCAACCCCGCCGACAGGCTGAGCTGTCATGAAAAGAATACTGTGCGAGGCCATCGGCATATTATCTCTTGATCGGGGTTTCCAGAAGTTACGAACGCGGCAGCAAGCGTTCCCGGACAATTCGCCACTGCCCGTCTTCCTCATGCATCAGAAGCTCCTTGCGCACCTGGTCGTTGATCACGTTGGACCGGTAACGCTGGGCAAAACGAACCTGGGCCACATTCTCCCCGTCAAACGTAACGACGATATCGGAAAGCGCAACGTTGATGAACGCAGGAGCAGCGACCCGGGTGCGGCGCTGATCTCGCCATTGGGCCAGAGTGAGTCCCCGTTCGGGCCGAAAATTACCGCTGTAAAATCCAAGGTAGGCTTCCACATTCTGACTTTCCCAGGCCTTAGCCCAGGCCAGTACGGTGCTGATGATCTCTTCCGTGGTGTCCGCGTCCTCACTCTCCTCAGGCAGTGGTTCCGTGACCTCCTCCGGTGTTGGCTGGATAACAGGCGGGGCAACGTTTGGAGGATCCGGGGATGTTGGAGCTGGGAAGGGTTCCGGAGCTGGTACGATCATGGGCTCCGGTTGCGCTGGTTGTGGTGTCAGGGGTTCGGGAAGACTCGCCGTGGTCGGCTCTGGATGCAGCTCAGGATGCGGGGCTGGGGACGGTCCGGAAGTCGTTTCAGGGGCCCACTCCGCGACAGACGTCGTCGAAGGCGCCAAAACGGATACAAGGTCAAATTCAGGCTCGCTCTCTCGGGCAACGGTTGCCACGGGAGCACTTGGCGCAGGGGAAAGCGTCTCCGGCGTGCTGGACAACTCTTCCAAAGGATCGAGATGCACGAGGATACGTTGATCGTCTTTGCCCAGAACCCGACGGTAGGCACTGCTGGCCATGGCCGAATAAATCCGGGTCAGATTCTGGTGCGCCGTGGCATAACTGGGATGTGTCTCCAGGGCTCGCTGCAGGGTCTCCTTGGCTTCGTCGAAACGACCACTGGAGGCCAACAGCCCGGCCAAGTTGTTGTAAGGCTCGGGCAATTCCGGATGATTTCTGATAAGCTCCCGATAAACATCCATGGCCTCGGTAAACCGTCCCAGGTGCTCCAGAATCAAACCTTTCAAAAACAACCCTTGAGGGTCTCCGGGATGGAGACGCAGGTGCTCCTGGACGGCCTGATACGCTTCCGATCCCCGTTGGTCCACGAGAAGCGTCTGGGCTGCATCCAGACCGGATGCGGCGCAGAAGAGCGGCGGCGCGGTCCAGAGCAGGACACAAAGCATGACCAGACACGGAATCAGTCGCATTGCCTGGCCGGACCTCTACCATATAAGGTGGTCATTTCCAGTAGCCGCCCCCCAGCCAGACAGGGAGGATTGTCCAGCATACCTGTGGCAACGTGATTATCATCCCCCCCCGTCATTCGCGCCAGAGCATCCGGGGGCATCCGCCAGGACCAATTGCCGTTGGCCACCCCGGGAACGTTCATTTTGGATTCGCCTCCCAATCCAAGAATATCCTGGAGGGGAAACACGACCACATCGGCCACGGACTGCATGCCCATGCGGACAAATGCGAGCGCAACGTTCTCCGAAGTGCATGAAATGCCCAGGTAGGCATCCAAACGCGCCCGGGTTTCCGCGTCAGCCTCCTCCTCAAACCAGCCTCGAACGGTATTGTTGTCATGGGTGCCGGTATAGACAAGGCAATCCGGTACATGGTTGTGCGGGGCATACGGATTGGTGGGCAAATCCGGACCAAAGGCAAAGAGCAGGATCTTCATTCCGGGCAGTCCGAATTTGTGCATCACATTGCGCACGGCGTCATCAATGGTTCCCAAATCTTCCGCGATCAGCGGCAAGGGGTTGAAGGTCCTGGCCAAGCGCTGAAAAAAAGATTGGGCTGGTACGTCCACCCACTGGCCATGCATTGCGGTTTCATGCCCGGCCGGCACTTCCCAGCAGGCCACGAAGCCGCGGAAATGATCCAAACGAACCAGGTCGAACAACTCGATGTTATGGCGTATGCGTCGAATCCACCAGGCGAAGTCCTCGCGTTCCATCTGCTTCCAGTCGTAAACCGGATTCCCCCACAACTGGCCGGTCTCGCTGAAATAGTCCGGCGGCACACCGGCCAGAAACCGTGGCCGCAAGTGCTCATCGAGCTTGAACAGCTCCGGATTGGCCCAGACCTCCACGCTGTCCTCATTCACATAGATCGGCACATCCCCGATCAATTCCACGCCCTTATCGCGGCAATAGCTCCGCAAGGACCGCCACTGCTCAAAAAAAACAAACTGCTGGAAACAGATTCGGTCGATTTCATCGTGAAGACTGTCTCGAAAGCGCTGCATTGCCGCATCTTTCCGGCGACGCACGTCCTCTGGCCAAGCCGTCCAGGGTTGACCGTGAAAATGGGCCTTCAAGGCCCGAAACAGGGCAAAATCCTCCAGCCAGGCCTTTTGCCGGACACGAAACTCCCGCACTGCGGGAGATCGTCCGCTCTCCGTAAATGCCTTGTCCAGGAGTGATTCCCGCAATGCCATGGCATCGGCGTATTTGACCCGGCTGACCGGGATTTCGGGAAGATCATGCACATCCTGAGGACGCAGCAATCCATCCCGCACCATGTCTTCAGGACTGATCAGCAGGGGATTTCCAGCAAAGGCCGAATCACTACTGTAAGGAGAGTTGCCGTGCACCGGGGACGTTGGATTGAGCGGCAGCATCTGCCAGTAACGCTGACCATTGCCCCGCAGAAAGTCGACGAACCTTCTGGCTTCCGGGCCCAGATCACCGACGCCGTACCGTGATGCCAGGGAGGTGACATGCAGCAGGATGCCACTGGATCGGTTTCGATTCATGCGTGCTAACCCAGCTTCTTCAGGAAAAAGTCCACGGTGGGCATTTCCGGAATCTCAGCGAACAATTCGTTACGGCAGACCACATCTCCGTCGCCTGGCCCGTCACTCTTGAAATAGACCACCCCCAGCGGCGGCAATGTCAAAGCCAGCGAAGAGTAGTGGCCGTGGCTGGGCAGGGGAGCTGCTTCCACGCCGCCCATGTTGCCCAGGCCGCTTCCGCCGTACTCCTGGGCGTCGCTGTTCAGGATCTCCCGCCAGAAGCCCCCCCGCGGCACTCCGACCCGATAGTTCTCCCGCGGTACGGGCGTGAAATTGGCCACAACCAGAATCAGATCCTGGTTGCAGGCCCCCCGGCGCAGAAAGCTGATCACGCTCTGATCCGCGTCGTTGCACTCCACCCAGGAAAACCCTTCCTGCTGGAAATCCAGCTCATATAACGCCGGCTGCGCGCGGTATGTCTGGTTCACGTCCTGGACCCAGCGCCGCAGGCCATGGTGCTCGGGCTGGTGCAACAGGTGCCATTGCAGGCTCTGCTCGTGAGCCCATTCCGACCATTGCCCGAACTCCGCGCCCATGAACAGCAGTTTTTTGCCGGGATGTCCGTACATGTATCCAAGTAAAAGCCGCAAATTGGCCCGTTTCTGCCAGGCATCTCCAGGCATCTTGTTCAGCAGCGAGCCTTTTCCGTAAACCACCTCATCGTGGGACATGGGCAGAACAAAATTCTCCGCGAAAGAGTACCAAATGCTGAAGGTCAGCTGGTTGTGGTGATATCTGCGGTGGATCGGGTCCTGAGACATATAGCTCAGAGTGTCGTGCATCCAGCCCATGTTCCACTTCATGCCGAACCCCAGCCCCCCGGCGTCCGTGGGCCGGGAGACCATGGGCCAGGCCGTGGATTCCTCGGCCGCGGTCTGGGTATCCGGAAAATTGGTGTACACCGCCTCATTCAGGGCGCGCAAAAACTCGATGGCCTCAATGTTTTCCCGTCCGCCGTATTGGTTGGGAATCCATTCGCCGTCCTTGCGAGAATAGTCCAGGTAGAGCATGGAGGCCACGGCATCCACCCGCAATCCGTCCACGTGGTACTTGTCCAGCCAGAACATGGCTGAGCTGATCAGAAAGGAACGCACTTCGTTGCGGCCATAGTTGAAGATATAACTGTTCCAGTCCGGATGGTAGCCCTGCCGGGGGTCGGAATGTTCATAGAGATGGGTGCCGTCGAAGTAGGCCAGTCCGTGCCCATCACCAGGAAAATGCGAGGGTACCCAATCCAGGATCACGCCGATGCCGTTCTGGTGAAGCTGGTCCACAAGATACATGAAGTCCTGGGGCGGACCAAACCGTGATGTCGGGGCAAAGTACCCCAGGGTCTGGTAGCCCCAGGAGCCGTAAAAGGGATGTTCCATGACCGGCAGGAGCTCCACGTGGGTGAAGCCCATCTCCCGAACATACCCTGTCAATCGTGTGGCCAACTCCCGGTAGGTCAGATACCGGTTGGATTCTTCCGGAATTCTCTGCCAGGAGCCAAGGTGGACCTCATAGATGGATTGCGGAGCGTGCAGGGCGTTGCGCAGTCCACGCTCCTGCATCCACTGGCCGTCGTGCCACTGGTACTTTAAATCCCAGACCACGGAGGACGTATTTGGTGGAATTTCCGTATGCTTGGCAAAAGGGTCGGCCCTGTCCGTGCTGTAGAGTTGATGCCTGGAGCGGATATGGTACTTGTAGAGTTGCCAAGGATGCACGTCCGGGATGAATCCTTCCCATATCCCGGACCCATCCCATCGGGGATGCAGCACATGGGCATCATGGTTCCAGTCGTTAAAATCCCCAATCACGCTGACCCGTTCGGCATTGGGCGCCCAGACCGCGAAGAGGGCTCCCCACTGCCCGTCCACTTCCATGGGATGCGAGCCGAGCTTGTCGTAAAGCCGGAAATGCCGACCTTCCTTGAACAGGTAAATGTCCGAATCCGTCAACAGGCTTACACCTGGAACGACATGTGTCATGTGGATACCTCCATGAGGTTTTTCAGGCCCTTGAGCGGGAGATCCACCCAATCCAGGCGGTTGTTCAACTCGTAGCCCAGTTCGTAGACCGCTTTGTCCAGGACAAAGATATCCAAAAGGGATTTGATCTCCTCGTCCTTGTTGGGAAGAAAGATATGGCCTCGGGCCAGTTCCAGATAATTTCTCAGAAACATTCCGGCAACAGTCGAAGACCAGACATCGATCCATGGTCCAAGCACGGCCCCGTCGGTCTTGCGCAATGTGATCTGATCACGCAGGACCATCTGCGCAAGATAGTCAAAGGAGCGTAACATGCCCGCGACATCCCGCAAGGCCGAGCGTTTCAGGCGCCGCTCACTCAGGGCCCGGGCCGGCTCGCCTTCAAAGTCAATAATGACGAAATCCTTGCCGGTGTACAGGGCCTGAGCCAGATGATAATCTCCATGAATGCGGATTTTCGCGGATTCAATTTTGTGACTGTGAATAGTTCGAAACCGTTCCAACACGGCCTTTTCGGTTTCCAGCACCTCCCGGGCCAACCCGTCTTGTTCTTCAGAGAGCCGCTTGCGGTTCTTGCGCAATAGGCTGAAAACCGTCTTCAACTGCTGCTGCAGGCTCTGAAAGACCGACCGTTGATACAGGTAGGAAAATGGCTCCGGAGCAAAAGCCGGATCGTCGGACCTGGAGGCCAGGGCAATATGCAGCTCCGCTGTCCGGCGGCCCAGCAAAGCGATCATTTCCAGGTACGGCCCGATCAGATCATTCACCGCACCCGGCGTATCGCCGTGGGCTGCTTCCCAGTACCCCAGGGGGCACTCAGGCGCCGTCGACTCCCCTCCCAGGGACAATACCGCCTCCACATACCGCTCCAGGGCGTCGTGGCTGTATTTCCAGGCATCACCATGGCTGGGAACGAATTGCTGGAGGACACCCAGGACCGAATCTTCGGTTCCGGCCTGGTGATAGGTCAAGGAGCCGGCATAGAGGGGGATATTCCGAAAAGAGGTCCGCTCCGTGAGAAAGCGGCACAGTTCCAATTCCGGTTGAGGCCCTGAATCCAGACGACGATATATCTTCAGGATCAGTTCAGAGCCATAGGCCATGGAGGAGTTGCTCTGCTCCGAGCGCAGCAGTTGCGGTTCCAGACGCATGACGTCGCGGTGACGTAAATCCCGTCCGGGCCAGGCATGCAATTCCCCTCTTCGTCCACGGATATGCTGACGCTTACTCAGGAATTTGATCAGCCGCTTGCCAAAATCCGGTGCATGGACAGCCTCGAACATCACGCCCTGCTCTTCGCCGTGACGTGTTGTCCTGACAATCCGACAAAGGACATGGGCCGTCTCTTCAGCAACGATTTCCCGGGCTTCTTCACCCCAGGTCAGGGTCAAGGGCAGTACGTATCGTTCTTCCGAGCCCTCCACGTAATCCACGTTCAGGATCAACATCAGCGATACCTGGTCTGAGTGGTTGAATTCCAAAACGTCATCGATGGTGATCTGCTGAATCTTGCGCGCTTTGCCTCGAAACCATCGCCGCAGGGGAAGAAATCTGGGCAGCAGTTCCTTTTCCAGACGCTCGCCCACCTCACCGTTCCAGATGTCTTGCTCCGCGGAACGGATGGTCAAAAGCGGCAACTCCTGGACGTCCCCGCCCTGCATGGATTGCTCTGCCGGGATCATCTGAAAGATAAAGTACCCGTAGGAGCTCAAGGTCAGTGTATAGCTGCCCTCGTGGACCGCTTGGAAACGGTTGCGGCTGAAGACCTCCTCGGGAATCCAGTCCGTGTAGGCCGACAGGTCCAGATCCACGGACTGGCAATGCCGGGAAAGGTTGGCCACCACCAGAAGGTGCTCATCCTCATGACGTCGCAGAAAGGCCAAAACCTTTGGATTCTCCGGCCTCAAAAACTCCATGTCTCCACGCCCGAACGCCCGAAAACGTTTGTACATGGCAATGAAACGCTTGTTCCACCATAGCAGGGAGGCCTGGTTTTGAGCCTGGGTCTCCACATTGATGGCTTCGAAATGATATTCGGGGTCAATAATCACAGGCAGGTAGAGCCGCTGCGGATTCGCCCGTGAAAAACCGGCGTTGCGGTCCGAACTCCATTGCATGGGCGTGCGGACACCGTCCCGGTCTCCCAGGTAATAGTTGTCTCCCATGCCGAGCTCATCTCCATAGTACAGGACCACGGAGCCAGGCATGGCGAAAAGGATCGCGTTGAGCAGGTTGATCTTCTTGCGGTCGTTGTCCAGGAGCGGAGCCAGCCTGCGGCGGATGCCCAGATTGATCCGGGCCCGGGGATCGCGGGCGTACATCCGGTACATGTAGTCCCGCTCCTCGTCGGTGACCATTTCCAGGGTCAGCTCATCGTGATTGCGCAGAAAAAACGCCCACTGACAGTTGTCCGGAATATCCGGGGTCTGTTCGAAAATATCGATGATCGGATGCGATTCTTCCATGTGCAAGGCCATGAACAGCCGAGGCATCAACGGGAAATGGAACGCCATCTGGCAGGAATCGCCTTCACCAAAATAGGCACAGGCGTCCTCAGGCCATTGATTGGCCTCAGCCAGCAGCATCCGGTTGGAATACTTGCTGTCAATGTGAGCCCGCAATTCCCGGAGATACCCATGGGTCTCGGGCAGATTCTCGCAATTGGTTCCCTCACGCTCGAACAGATAGGGCACAGCGTCCAGCCGCATCCCGTCGACACCCATCTTCAACCAGTAGTCGATGACCCGAAACAGGGCCTTGCCCACCTGGGGATTATCAAAGTTCAGGTCCGGCTGGTGCGAGTAGAAACGGTGCCAATAGTACGCCTTGGCCACCGGGTCCCAGGACCAATTGGACGTCTCAAAATCCTTGAAGATGATCCGGGCGTCCTGGTACTTGTCCGGCGTATCGCTCCAGACGTAGAAATTGCGCCAGGAGGAGCCGGGCGGCGCGTTTCTGGCCCGCTGGAACCAGGGATGCTGATCCGAGGTGTGGTTGAGCACCAGCTCGGTGATTACCCGCAACCCGCGCTTGTGAGCCTCGCGCAGGAATACCTTGAAATCCTTGATGGTCCCGTACTGAGGATGGACACTGAAGTATTCTGCGATATCGTAGCCGTCATCGCGCAGCGGGGAGGGATAAAACGGAAGCAGCCAGATGGCCGTGATCCCCAAATCAGCAAGATAGTCGAGCTTCTGGGTCAATCCCGGAAGATCGCCGATTCCATCGGAGTTGCTGTCAAAAAACGCCTTGATATGTACTTCATAGATAATGGCGTCTTTGTACCATAAGGGATCATCAGTCAGCATAGCCTGCTTGATTTGGGGCATTCAAAACCTCCTCGTCACGATGCCGGAAAGATCTTCGTGAATTTTAAACTGGATCGAAAAAATGCGGAAAAGAGCCATGATGGAGTGGAACTGTCGACCTGCAAGATCCCAAGGATCTGTGTCAAAAAAATACGACCGCTAATATGCATTGATTACCGAAAAAACTTGCCTTTTTCCAGAAGGCATTCAAAAATTTAAAATAATTGAACTTTTAAAACAAAAGTGATTGCATGTCGGGCTCGTCTCGGAGCTGCGCCTGTCAGCTTTGGATGCCCCCCTGGACAGGCAAACGTCACCTTCGATCAGGGCGGATCAAGCGGCAGATACCGTCCTCCGCCGATATGGGTCACCACGGCGTCCACATTTTCTCGCTCTTGAAACTGCCGGGCCAGTTGTCGGGCTGCATCCTGATTGGAAAAGGCGTCGATGTACACCAGATGCCAAATCTTTCCGCGGTGCTCCACCTCGGCTATGCCTGATGGATACCCTTTGGCGCCGTAGCGGTCCCGCAGGGCGCGAGCATTGGAAGCTTCGAGAAATCCACCGACCTGGACGATGAAAACAGAATCCGAAGAGGGAACGGAAACAGGTGGCACCTCAGGCTGTTGCCCAGGAGATGGCCTTGAGAGGTCCAGCTGGTCTTCCGGAAAAAATTCCTGGGAGGGAGGAGAAACGTCATCTGGAGACAATTCCCTCGGAACCACGACAAGCTGATCCACCGAGGTCTCTGAAGCAGGCCCAGGATCATGTCTTGGCTTTGGTCTTGGCTCAGGTCTTGGTTCAGGTTCCGGCTCAGGCTCAGGCTCAGGAACAGGGTCAGGTCCAGGCATGGTGGAATGCGGTGGGACGGATGCGGGGGCGGGTACGCCTAGTGTCAAGGCTGCGGACGGCGATTCCGTCGATACGGCGGATTCACCCATCACCACGCGACCGCTCGCAACATCGCTTCCAAGTGATCGCAGATAGGCCTTGGCCGTCATCTCTTCAGGACTGTCCGGAGCAGCAACATCAAAAATCCGCTCCAGCCATTTTGCGGCTTCCTGATCGCGGTCGGCAAGCAAGAGATATTCGGCCAGGGTCAGAATCAACCTGGCGTTGGTCATGTCCGCTTCGACGCCGCGCTGCAAAATATCCGCGGCCCCAGGCAGGTTGCCCTGCTCTGCCTCGATCTGGGCCGCCAAAAGGTACGCCCGGCCAAACCGCCAGTTCAAGGCCATTGCCCTGTCCGCATAGCGTTTCGCCGCGGCTGAATCACCGCGTTCCATATGCAACAAGGCCAGATTCAAGGCAGCGATTTCCGGTGTCTGGTAGATGGGGATTTCCAGCGCCTGCAAAAACGCGAACTCCGCGGCGGTGAAGTCGTCTTGGGCAAGATGGGCCAGTCCAAGATTGTTCCAGCCCTCGGCATGATCAGGGTCCAGGGCTACGGTTCGTTCCAGGGCCTCCACCGCGGCAGCCCAATTCTCCAACAAGAATTGGGTATAGCCCAGAGTGAACTGAAATCGGGGTGAATTGGCCGCGGCTCGTTCGATCCGCAACAACTCCCGCAAACTCATTCGCGGTTCGTTGTTGCGTAGATACGCATCGGCAAGGTCCAGACGAATCTGCACTTCACGAGGACTTATCACCTCCCGGCCGTCCTGCCCGGCAGGCCCTGTTCCGGCGCATCCCAACAGCAAAATCCACACCGACATGGCCACAAAAGCGGACATCCATGGCCGCAACCGCCCCCCAATCGGCCCATCCCGGCACGATGCACGTCTTGCATTCATGGTCATCCGCCTCTGTGCTTGCTCCGAACCGCTGCAAAGGCCCTAGATCACCTTGTTCAGCGCGTACTCGATAATTCCCTCTGCACCGCGCTGGACCAGGTCCGGGATCAGGTCACGAACCACGCTTTCCTCAACCACGATTTCCACGGAGAGCCAATCGCTGTTCAGCAGGTGCGCCACGGTGGGCGAGGTCAGACTGGGCAGCACGGCCATGATGTCGTCCATGCGGCCCTGCGGGACGTTCATTTTCAAGCCAACCAGCTTTTCAGCCCGAAGCGCCCCCTTGAGCAGCATGTCGATTTGTTCGATCTTGGCCCGCTTTACCGGGTTGGCCCAGGCGGTTCTGTTGGCGATCAGCTGGGTATTGGTCTGCATCATCTCGGCGATGATCCGCAATCCATGGGCTTTGATGGTCGAACCGGTCTCGGTGACCTCCACGATGGCGTCCGCCAACCCCTCGACCACCTTGGCCTCGGTGGCCCCCCAGGAAAATTCAACATCCACCGGGATGCCCGCGGCCTGAAAATAGCGTTTGGTGAAATTCACCAACTCCGTGGAGATCTTCTTTCCGGCCAGATCCTCCGGCCGACGATAGGGGGAATCGCCGGCAACGGCCAGAATCCATCGAGCCGGGCGGGAACTGACCTTGGAATAGACCAGGTCCGAAACTACATGCACATCGGACTCGTACTCCATGACCCAGTCCTTGCCGGTCAATCCGGCGTCCAGGGTCCCTGCTTCCACATAGCGGGCCATCTCCTGGGCCCGGCAGATGCTGCAGTTGATGGCCGGGTCGTTGATCTCCGGAAAGTAATTCCTGGAGTGCAGGTGGATTTTCCACCCCGAACGGGCAAACAGATTGATGGTGGCATCCTGCAGGGAGCCCTTGGGAATTCCCAGCTTGAGTTGGTCGTTCGCTGTCGTCATTTATGGATAAACCTCCTTGGGATCAAACATCAGCGGAGCGCAGGTCGTCCACGCTCCGTTTTCCATGGCCCGATAGAAACAGCTCCGATATCCCTCATGACAGGCCGCGCCTCCCACCTGTTCCACCAGAAGCAACACGGTGTCCGCATCGCAGTCGATCCGGATGGAGCGAACCTTTTGCACATGGCCGGACGTAGCACCCTTGTGCCACAATTTTTTACGGGATCGACTGTAAAAATGGGCCTCGCGGGTGGCCAGGGTCTGTTCCCAGGCTTCCTCGTTCATGTACGCCAACATCAAAACTTCCAGACTTGCGGCATCCTGGACAATAGTCGGCACCAGGCCGTCACACTTGGCAAAATCGGGCTTCACGGTTGATTTTCCTGTTTGAAGGGTTCGCGCTGCCGGGTTCCATGAACCCGCTGCAGTCATTCATTCGCGGCGACTTCCGCGCGTAATTGCCCGCAGGCCGCAGAAATATCTTGCCCTTTGCTTTTGCGCAAGGTTGCCGGCAGGCCTTTGGATTTGAGCAGGGCTTCAAAAGCCAGGACCTTACTGCTGTCCGGGGCAACGTAGGGCAACTCCGGCGAAGGGTGAAAAGGAATCAGGTTGACCTTGGCCTTGACCTTGTTCAGCAACCGAACCAG of the Desulfonatronum thioautotrophicum genome contains:
- a CDS encoding SPOR domain-containing protein — protein: MNARRASCRDGPIGGRLRPWMSAFVAMSVWILLLGCAGTGPAGQDGREVISPREVQIRLDLADAYLRNNEPRMSLRELLRIERAAANSPRFQFTLGYTQFLLENWAAAVEALERTVALDPDHAEGWNNLGLAHLAQDDFTAAEFAFLQALEIPIYQTPEIAALNLALLHMERGDSAAAKRYADRAMALNWRFGRAYLLAAQIEAEQGNLPGAADILQRGVEADMTNARLILTLAEYLLLADRDQEAAKWLERIFDVAAPDSPEEMTAKAYLRSLGSDVASGRVVMGESAVSTESPSAALTLGVPAPASVPPHSTMPGPDPVPEPEPEPEPEPRPEPRPKPRHDPGPASETSVDQLVVVPRELSPDDVSPPSQEFFPEDQLDLSRPSPGQQPEVPPVSVPSSDSVFIVQVGGFLEASNARALRDRYGAKGYPSGIAEVEHRGKIWHLVYIDAFSNQDAARQLARQFQERENVDAVVTHIGGGRYLPLDPP
- the hisI gene encoding phosphoribosyl-AMP cyclohydrolase, giving the protein MKPDFAKCDGLVPTIVQDAASLEVLMLAYMNEEAWEQTLATREAHFYSRSRKKLWHKGATSGHVQKVRSIRIDCDADTVLLLVEQVGGAACHEGYRSCFYRAMENGAWTTCAPLMFDPKEVYP
- the hisG gene encoding ATP phosphoribosyltransferase; its protein translation is MTTANDQLKLGIPKGSLQDATINLFARSGWKIHLHSRNYFPEINDPAINCSICRAQEMARYVEAGTLDAGLTGKDWVMEYESDVHVVSDLVYSKVSSRPARWILAVAGDSPYRRPEDLAGKKISTELVNFTKRYFQAAGIPVDVEFSWGATEAKVVEGLADAIVEVTETGSTIKAHGLRIIAEMMQTNTQLIANRTAWANPVKRAKIEQIDMLLKGALRAEKLVGLKMNVPQGRMDDIMAVLPSLTSPTVAHLLNSDWLSVEIVVEESVVRDLIPDLVQRGAEGIIEYALNKVI
- the treS gene encoding maltose alpha-D-glucosyltransferase, yielding MPQIKQAMLTDDPLWYKDAIIYEVHIKAFFDSNSDGIGDLPGLTQKLDYLADLGITAIWLLPFYPSPLRDDGYDIAEYFSVHPQYGTIKDFKVFLREAHKRGLRVITELVLNHTSDQHPWFQRARNAPPGSSWRNFYVWSDTPDKYQDARIIFKDFETSNWSWDPVAKAYYWHRFYSHQPDLNFDNPQVGKALFRVIDYWLKMGVDGMRLDAVPYLFEREGTNCENLPETHGYLRELRAHIDSKYSNRMLLAEANQWPEDACAYFGEGDSCQMAFHFPLMPRLFMALHMEESHPIIDIFEQTPDIPDNCQWAFFLRNHDELTLEMVTDEERDYMYRMYARDPRARINLGIRRRLAPLLDNDRKKINLLNAILFAMPGSVVLYYGDELGMGDNYYLGDRDGVRTPMQWSSDRNAGFSRANPQRLYLPVIIDPEYHFEAINVETQAQNQASLLWWNKRFIAMYKRFRAFGRGDMEFLRPENPKVLAFLRRHEDEHLLVVANLSRHCQSVDLDLSAYTDWIPEEVFSRNRFQAVHEGSYTLTLSSYGYFIFQMIPAEQSMQGGDVQELPLLTIRSAEQDIWNGEVGERLEKELLPRFLPLRRWFRGKARKIQQITIDDVLEFNHSDQVSLMLILNVDYVEGSEERYVLPLTLTWGEEAREIVAEETAHVLCRIVRTTRHGEEQGVMFEAVHAPDFGKRLIKFLSKRQHIRGRRGELHAWPGRDLRHRDVMRLEPQLLRSEQSNSSMAYGSELILKIYRRLDSGPQPELELCRFLTERTSFRNIPLYAGSLTYHQAGTEDSVLGVLQQFVPSHGDAWKYSHDALERYVEAVLSLGGESTAPECPLGYWEAAHGDTPGAVNDLIGPYLEMIALLGRRTAELHIALASRSDDPAFAPEPFSYLYQRSVFQSLQQQLKTVFSLLRKNRKRLSEEQDGLAREVLETEKAVLERFRTIHSHKIESAKIRIHGDYHLAQALYTGKDFVIIDFEGEPARALSERRLKRSALRDVAGMLRSFDYLAQMVLRDQITLRKTDGAVLGPWIDVWSSTVAGMFLRNYLELARGHIFLPNKDEEIKSLLDIFVLDKAVYELGYELNNRLDWVDLPLKGLKNLMEVST